The proteins below are encoded in one region of Hordeum vulgare subsp. vulgare chromosome 3H, MorexV3_pseudomolecules_assembly, whole genome shotgun sequence:
- the LOC123443809 gene encoding protein SYS1 homolog, translated as MFYGAMVWDPWLIVAQIVCLQCLYYLVLGLFMALLVGTRVPRLTLLYLFDFATLTPRTTTGWCAIASFLLAAIAGAGFMFYVIERAKKCLDFAATLHIIHLFICIIYGGWPASGTWWVVNIVGLAIMSLLGEYLCIRRELKDIPVRLRASV; from the exons ATGTTCTATGGGGCGATGGTGTGGGATCCGTGGCTGATCGTGGCGCAGATCGTCTGCCTGCAGTGCCTCTACTACCTCGTGCTCGGCCTCTTCATGGCGCTCCTCGTCGGCACCCGCGTCCCGCGCCTCACGCTCCTCTACCTCTTTGACTTCGCCACCCTCACCCCGCGCACAACCACCGGCTGGTGCGCCATCGCCTCCTTCCTCCTCGCCGCCATCGCGGG TGCTGGATTCATGTTTTATGTCATTGAGAGAGCCAAGAAGTGCCTGGACTTTGCAGCCACCCTCCACATCATCCATCTGTTTATTTGCATTATTTATGGAGGATGGCCAGCTTcaggtacatggtgggttgttaacATTGTTGGTTTGGCAATCATGTCCCTCCTTGGTGAATACCTATGCATCAGGCGGGAGCTAAAAGATATTCCAGTAAGGCTTCGCGCAA GTGTTTAA